From Halobacterium sp. R2-5, the proteins below share one genomic window:
- a CDS encoding DUF1684 domain-containing protein, producing MSADEPGFDESAWRERVREFRAEKDEFFGEHPQSPIPVGDRERFDGLAYFEPDPDYRVVARFGRAQSTETVSLETTQGPSAEYERVGVLGFDLAGEHRTLAAFRVEGEDSLFVPFADETNGDETYHRGRYLDVDAADAEQGDDVVVDFNLAYNPFCAYADQFACALPPADNRLDAAVDAGERAYES from the coding sequence ATGAGTGCCGACGAGCCGGGTTTCGACGAGTCGGCGTGGCGCGAGCGCGTCCGCGAGTTCCGCGCGGAGAAAGACGAGTTCTTCGGCGAGCACCCGCAGTCGCCGATTCCGGTCGGCGACCGCGAGCGCTTCGACGGCCTCGCGTACTTCGAGCCGGACCCCGACTACCGCGTGGTCGCGCGGTTCGGCCGCGCGCAGTCCACGGAGACCGTCTCCCTGGAGACGACGCAGGGGCCGTCCGCGGAGTACGAGCGCGTCGGCGTGCTCGGGTTCGACCTCGCGGGCGAGCACCGCACGCTCGCCGCGTTCCGCGTCGAGGGCGAGGACTCGCTGTTCGTGCCGTTCGCCGACGAGACGAACGGCGACGAGACGTACCACCGCGGCCGCTACCTCGACGTCGACGCCGCGGACGCCGAGCAGGGCGACGACGTCGTCGTGGACTTCAACCTCGCGTACAACCCCTTCTGCGCGTACGCCGACCAGTTCGCGTGTGCGCTCCCGCCGGCGGACAACCGCCTCGACGCGGCCGTCGACGCGGGCGAGAGAGCCTACGAGAGCTGA
- the rtcA gene encoding RNA 3'-terminal phosphate cyclase → MNILDGGEGGGQLVRTALSLSAVTGEPFRMRHVRRARANPGLQAQHCAAIEAVAAVCNAETGGVEVGSESFTFEPGEDLDEDLDEEEQGVLGGSVSVEVGTAGSVPLVFDALLPAAVALDESFTARLEGGTDAKWAPPFDYFRHVKLPVLEAHGLEADVDLDRRGFYPRGGGKATLTIEPSTLDSFDLTERGERESLTAYSVAEESEDEDDVAERQAEAAPEDATVNTEYTAADCSGSAFVLAAEYEHSNAGFAELGEMGVEPETVGENAVERFEAFEDGDAAVDEYLADQLLPFVALAGGEIRAPEVTSHVETCIDLLGEFGYEVDVEEDGDTVLLSA, encoded by the coding sequence ATGAACATTCTCGACGGGGGAGAGGGCGGCGGCCAGCTCGTCCGTACTGCTCTCTCGCTGTCCGCGGTCACAGGCGAACCGTTCCGGATGCGACACGTCCGGCGCGCTCGCGCGAACCCGGGCTTGCAGGCCCAGCACTGCGCGGCGATCGAGGCCGTCGCGGCCGTCTGCAACGCCGAGACAGGCGGCGTCGAGGTCGGCTCCGAGTCGTTCACCTTCGAGCCCGGCGAGGACCTCGACGAAGACCTCGACGAGGAAGAACAGGGCGTCCTCGGCGGCAGCGTCTCCGTGGAGGTCGGTACGGCTGGCAGCGTCCCGCTGGTCTTCGACGCGCTGCTCCCGGCCGCCGTCGCGCTCGACGAGTCGTTCACGGCGCGCCTCGAAGGCGGCACGGACGCGAAGTGGGCGCCGCCGTTCGACTACTTCCGGCACGTCAAGCTCCCCGTACTGGAGGCCCACGGCCTCGAAGCGGACGTAGACCTCGACCGACGCGGCTTCTACCCGCGCGGCGGCGGGAAGGCGACACTCACTATCGAACCCTCCACGCTCGACTCGTTCGACCTCACGGAGCGCGGCGAGCGCGAGTCTCTGACCGCGTACTCCGTCGCCGAGGAGTCCGAGGACGAGGACGACGTCGCCGAGCGCCAGGCCGAGGCCGCGCCCGAGGACGCGACCGTGAACACGGAGTACACGGCCGCGGACTGCTCGGGGTCGGCGTTCGTGCTCGCGGCGGAGTACGAGCACTCGAACGCGGGCTTCGCGGAGCTCGGCGAGATGGGCGTCGAGCCCGAGACCGTCGGCGAGAACGCCGTCGAGCGCTTCGAGGCGTTCGAGGACGGCGACGCCGCGGTTGACGAGTACCTCGCCGACCAGCTGCTGCCGTTCGTCGCGCTCGCGGGCGGTGAGATTCGCGCGCCCGAAGTGACCTCGCACGTCGAGACGTGCATCGACCTCCTCGGGGAGTTCGGCTACGAGGTCGACGTCGAAGAGGACGGCGACACCGTCCTGCTGTCGGCGTAA
- a CDS encoding carotenoid biosynthesis protein, protein MPSDRAFAASTVAVGLVALAHAAFTWPTAAVLAFFGGGAAIAFVAEAAVVDAGWLEHHVGPKLLGVPLYVLFGWTGAVYVAFRAALLVTEGWPAVALAAVLATGYDVLVDHRGVAEGHWTYTDSLPGPRVRDVPWWNFAGWLAISAATAGLANVVL, encoded by the coding sequence ATGCCGAGCGACCGCGCGTTCGCCGCCAGCACCGTCGCGGTCGGTCTCGTCGCGCTCGCACACGCAGCGTTCACGTGGCCGACGGCCGCCGTCCTCGCGTTCTTCGGGGGCGGCGCCGCTATCGCGTTCGTCGCCGAGGCCGCCGTCGTCGACGCGGGCTGGCTCGAACACCACGTCGGCCCCAAACTGCTCGGGGTGCCGCTGTACGTCCTGTTCGGCTGGACGGGCGCCGTCTACGTCGCGTTCCGCGCCGCGCTGCTCGTCACCGAGGGCTGGCCGGCGGTCGCGCTCGCGGCCGTGCTCGCCACGGGCTACGACGTGCTCGTCGACCACCGCGGCGTCGCCGAGGGCCACTGGACGTACACCGACAGTTTACCGGGGCCGCGCGTCCGCGACGTGCCGTGGTGGAACTTCGCCGGCTGGCTCGCGATTAGCGCCGCCACGGCCGGGCTCGCGAACGTCGTGCTGTAG
- a CDS encoding ABC transporter permease translates to MRFSTGLKALTRREILRFVRRPYNTFLPPFVTNVLYFSVFGVILGARISDIGGVPYIQFILPGLAVLGAVSNAFENASFSIFHGRWNEYIDEALTSPMAYWEMVIAYVVASALRGILIGILIGVIGALFTPVRTLAHPFYAAAFLVVITTLFAAFGVVGGLAAEDWDHLTVLNQFILRPLVFFGGVFYSLDALSGLARAASYLNPMVYMVNGVRYGIIGVSDIQPDTALVVLSALTVAVVAVDIWLFRRGYGLTD, encoded by the coding sequence GTGAGGTTCTCGACGGGGCTGAAGGCGCTGACGCGCCGCGAGATCCTGCGCTTCGTGCGGCGGCCGTACAACACGTTCCTGCCGCCGTTCGTCACGAACGTCCTCTACTTCAGCGTGTTCGGCGTCATCCTCGGCGCGCGCATCAGCGACATCGGCGGCGTCCCCTACATCCAGTTCATCCTCCCCGGGCTCGCGGTGCTGGGCGCCGTCTCGAACGCCTTCGAGAACGCCTCCTTTTCCATCTTCCACGGCCGCTGGAACGAGTACATCGACGAGGCGCTCACCAGCCCGATGGCGTACTGGGAGATGGTGATCGCGTACGTCGTCGCCTCGGCGCTGCGCGGCATCCTCATCGGCATCCTCATCGGCGTCATCGGCGCGCTGTTCACGCCCGTCCGGACGCTCGCCCACCCGTTCTACGCGGCGGCGTTCCTCGTCGTCATCACGACGCTGTTCGCGGCGTTCGGCGTGGTCGGCGGCCTCGCCGCGGAGGACTGGGACCACCTCACGGTGCTCAACCAGTTCATCCTCCGGCCGCTCGTGTTCTTCGGCGGCGTGTTCTACTCGCTGGACGCGCTCTCGGGGCTCGCACGCGCCGCGAGCTACCTGAACCCGATGGTGTACATGGTCAACGGCGTGCGCTACGGCATCATCGGCGTCTCCGACATCCAGCCGGACACCGCGCTCGTCGTGCTCTCCGCGCTCACCGTCGCCGTCGTCGCAGTCGACATCTGGCTGTTCCGTCGCGGCTACGGCCTCACCGACTAG
- a CDS encoding ABC transporter ATP-binding protein: protein MPPAIRTDDLVKEYGDVRALDGLSLSVPEGSFFGLLGPNGAGKTTFIETLVGLARKTSGTAEVFGHDVEDDYREARDAIGLAPQEFNVDRFFPIREVLMHKAGYHGISDEEAAERAAEALETVGLDGKAETRFDWLSGGMKRRFMLARAMVTDPDLLILDEPTAGVDVELRHDLWDVISGLNDDGTTILLTTHYIEEAERLCDQVAIIDSGRKVTVATPDDLTERGTDEVTLTLDAAPAGTPAIEDDRIDNVVADGQTVTLRASSGSEAVPVAVRQLEAAGHRVEDVNVARTSLEDVFVDITRTSGDATDGSSGDHDGDESEKQEVAP, encoded by the coding sequence ATGCCGCCAGCGATACGCACCGACGACCTCGTGAAGGAGTACGGGGACGTGCGGGCGCTCGACGGCCTCTCGCTGTCCGTACCCGAGGGGTCCTTTTTCGGGCTGCTCGGGCCGAACGGCGCGGGGAAGACGACGTTCATCGAGACGCTCGTGGGGCTCGCGCGCAAGACCAGCGGGACCGCCGAAGTGTTCGGCCACGACGTCGAGGACGACTACCGTGAGGCCCGCGACGCCATCGGGCTCGCGCCCCAGGAGTTCAACGTCGACCGGTTCTTCCCCATCCGAGAGGTCCTGATGCACAAGGCCGGCTACCACGGGATCTCCGACGAGGAGGCCGCAGAGCGCGCCGCCGAAGCGCTCGAAACCGTGGGGCTGGACGGGAAAGCCGAGACCCGCTTCGACTGGCTCTCCGGCGGGATGAAGCGCCGGTTCATGCTCGCGCGGGCGATGGTCACGGACCCCGACCTGCTCATCCTCGACGAGCCCACCGCCGGGGTGGACGTGGAGCTCCGCCACGACCTCTGGGACGTCATCAGCGGACTGAACGACGACGGCACCACCATCCTCCTCACCACGCACTACATCGAGGAGGCCGAACGGCTCTGCGACCAGGTCGCCATTATCGACTCCGGGCGCAAAGTGACGGTCGCGACCCCCGACGACCTCACCGAGCGCGGCACCGACGAGGTGACGCTCACGCTCGACGCCGCGCCCGCGGGGACTCCCGCAATCGAGGACGACCGAATCGACAACGTCGTCGCGGACGGCCAGACCGTCACGCTGCGCGCGAGCAGCGGCAGCGAGGCCGTCCCGGTCGCGGTGCGCCAGCTGGAGGCTGCCGGCCACCGCGTCGAGGACGTGAACGTCGCGCGCACCAGCCTCGAAGACGTCTTCGTGGACATCACGCGCACGAGCGGCGACGCAACCGACGGCAGCAGCGGGGACCACGACGGCGACGAGAGCGAGAAACAGGAGGTGGCGCCGTGA
- the ppc gene encoding phosphoenolpyruvate carboxylase, with protein sequence MELHGRDVREDVRELGATLGDAMHAHESAAAYDAVEAARTAAIDYRRGDSDDREALREVVANADVDGYEELSRAFAGYFELVNLAEERERVRALRRSGSEGTLSDSVAGAVDALAESGASADEVASVLDDVRVVPTFTAHPTEARRKTVKAHLHRIRELLEGLDERRLTPREREREWRRIEANVEALWTTRRVRERQPTPFDEARDVQFYLANAVYDVVPEVYEELDRALAERYDDPPEVPQVLSFRSWAGSDRDGNPYVTTETTERVLDRQRRLVTERYVDDLDDLLGALSMDGTRVDSEAAADLLDAARDDVPRVVEQVAERYPDELFRQVVAVVRERVDRVTDVRPGGYEDAERLLGDVRALEVGLRDAGLGKVADEHVAPLARRVETFGFHLAALDLRDHREKHTHAVGEALAREGVDYAGMSEDERVEFLTEAVLQDEPVLDLGDTEDVDDETARVLGRFDALADWHREYGVDAIDAYCISMTEEPSHVLEVVFLADQAGVLALPDHAGLDVVPLLETRSALSNARDILGTLFENDAYGALVEGRGGTQEIMLGYSDSNKENGFLAANWQLDRAQRTLAAICEDHGVDVRFFHGRGGSISRGGGPMNEALLALPKETVAGDVKFTQQGESIAETYGNPRIAERELEQMLNAQVRARHAAVAEDDPDVPDEWVDAMAEMAEAAREAYRDLLDSEGFVSYFEAVTPIDVVEDLNLGSRPASRTGERAVEDLRAIPWVFSWTQTRCVIPGWYGLGAGLAACDDDVLLAEMYEEWPFFRTTLDNAALSLARSEPEITAEYAALAPDDLRERFQPRIDDEYERAREAVLSVTGRDDLVDRAWLRESLDRRNPYVDPLNFLQVELLDRDDRGPTAERALRLSVMGVAAGMQNTG encoded by the coding sequence ATGGAATTGCACGGCAGAGACGTCCGGGAGGACGTCCGCGAGCTCGGCGCGACGCTCGGCGACGCGATGCACGCACACGAGTCCGCGGCCGCCTACGACGCCGTAGAGGCGGCGCGCACAGCCGCAATCGACTACCGGCGCGGCGACAGCGACGACCGCGAGGCGCTCCGCGAAGTCGTCGCGAACGCCGACGTGGACGGCTACGAGGAGCTCTCGCGGGCGTTCGCGGGCTACTTCGAGCTCGTGAACCTCGCGGAGGAGCGCGAGCGCGTCCGCGCACTCCGGCGCAGCGGCAGCGAGGGAACGCTCTCGGACAGCGTGGCGGGCGCCGTCGACGCGCTCGCCGAATCGGGCGCGAGCGCCGACGAGGTCGCGAGCGTGCTCGACGACGTGCGCGTCGTCCCGACGTTCACCGCCCACCCGACCGAGGCCCGCCGGAAGACCGTCAAGGCTCACCTGCACCGCATTCGCGAACTGCTCGAAGGGCTGGACGAGCGACGGCTCACGCCCCGGGAACGGGAGCGCGAGTGGCGCCGCATCGAGGCGAACGTCGAGGCGCTGTGGACGACGCGGCGGGTCCGCGAGCGCCAGCCGACGCCGTTCGACGAGGCCCGGGACGTCCAGTTCTACCTCGCGAACGCGGTCTACGACGTCGTCCCCGAGGTGTACGAGGAACTCGACCGCGCGCTCGCGGAACGCTACGACGACCCGCCCGAGGTCCCACAGGTGCTGTCGTTCCGGTCGTGGGCGGGCTCCGACCGCGACGGCAACCCCTACGTCACCACCGAGACGACGGAGCGCGTGCTCGACCGGCAGCGCCGGCTCGTCACCGAGCGCTACGTCGACGACCTGGACGACCTGCTCGGCGCGCTCTCGATGGACGGTACGCGCGTCGATAGCGAGGCTGCCGCCGACCTGCTCGACGCTGCTCGTGATGACGTGCCACGGGTCGTCGAACAGGTCGCCGAGCGCTACCCGGACGAGCTGTTCCGGCAGGTCGTCGCCGTGGTCCGCGAGCGCGTCGACCGCGTGACCGACGTGCGGCCGGGCGGCTACGAGGACGCCGAGCGCCTGCTCGGCGACGTCCGCGCGCTCGAAGTCGGCCTCCGGGACGCGGGCCTCGGCAAGGTCGCCGACGAGCACGTCGCGCCGCTCGCCCGGCGCGTGGAGACGTTCGGCTTCCACCTCGCGGCGCTGGACCTCCGCGACCACCGCGAGAAGCACACGCACGCCGTCGGCGAGGCGCTCGCCCGCGAGGGCGTCGACTACGCCGGGATGAGCGAGGACGAGCGCGTCGAGTTCCTCACCGAGGCCGTGCTGCAGGACGAGCCCGTGCTGGACCTCGGAGACACCGAGGACGTAGACGACGAGACGGCGCGCGTACTCGGACGCTTCGACGCGCTCGCGGACTGGCACCGCGAGTACGGCGTCGACGCCATCGACGCGTACTGCATCAGCATGACCGAGGAGCCGAGCCACGTGCTGGAGGTCGTCTTCCTCGCCGACCAGGCGGGCGTGCTCGCGCTGCCCGACCACGCCGGCCTCGACGTCGTTCCGCTCCTCGAAACGCGGTCGGCACTGTCGAACGCCCGCGACATCTTGGGGACGCTGTTCGAGAACGACGCCTACGGCGCGCTCGTGGAGGGTCGCGGGGGGACCCAGGAGATCATGCTGGGGTACTCGGACTCCAACAAGGAGAACGGCTTCCTCGCGGCGAACTGGCAGCTCGACCGCGCGCAGCGCACCCTCGCCGCCATCTGCGAGGACCACGGCGTCGACGTCCGGTTCTTCCACGGCCGGGGCGGCTCCATCTCGCGGGGCGGCGGCCCGATGAACGAGGCGCTGCTCGCGCTTCCGAAGGAGACGGTCGCGGGCGACGTGAAGTTCACCCAGCAGGGCGAGTCCATCGCGGAGACGTACGGCAACCCCCGCATCGCGGAGCGCGAACTCGAACAGATGCTGAACGCCCAGGTACGGGCGCGGCACGCCGCCGTCGCCGAGGACGACCCGGACGTCCCCGACGAGTGGGTCGACGCGATGGCGGAGATGGCCGAGGCCGCCCGCGAGGCGTACCGCGACCTCCTCGACTCCGAGGGGTTCGTCTCGTACTTCGAGGCGGTGACGCCCATCGACGTCGTCGAGGACCTCAACCTCGGGTCCCGGCCCGCCTCGCGGACGGGCGAGCGCGCCGTCGAGGACCTCCGCGCGATTCCGTGGGTGTTCTCGTGGACGCAGACGCGGTGCGTGATTCCGGGCTGGTACGGCCTCGGCGCGGGGCTGGCGGCCTGCGACGACGACGTGCTCCTCGCGGAGATGTACGAGGAGTGGCCGTTCTTCCGCACGACGCTGGACAACGCCGCGCTGTCGCTCGCGCGCAGCGAGCCCGAGATCACCGCGGAGTACGCCGCGCTGGCGCCGGACGACCTCCGCGAGCGCTTCCAGCCGCGCATCGACGACGAGTACGAGCGCGCCCGCGAGGCGGTGCTGTCGGTGACGGGCCGCGACGACCTCGTCGACCGCGCGTGGCTCCGCGAGAGCCTCGACCGCCGGAACCCCTACGTCGACCCGCTGAACTTCCTGCAGGTGGAGCTGCTCGACCGCGACGACCGCGGCCCGACCGCCGAGCGCGCGCTCCGGCTCTCCGTGATGGGTGTCGCGGCGGGCATGCAGAACACTGGCTGA
- a CDS encoding DMT family transporter: MGLRDAAPPLAAAALWGGMYVVSKWGFASVPPLTLSFFRIAVGALALYAALRVAGTSASFSSRDRRGFLRLGAWVALTLATQFVGTDLTTASQGSLLTMVTPVFTLLLGVTMLDERLTWRSTSGMVLAGVGTALVVVGQYGLSIGGGSALGVAVLFVASAAWAAYTVDGARLVRKHGALVAATYSSLAAVPVLAVLAAIELAVTGASVPLTPGVVGAVAYLGIASTAAAWFLWYRGIERTTATVVAACFFAQPVVGGALGALLLGESLGPGFAVGGALMGVGVGLVSTARTG, translated from the coding sequence ATGGGCCTCCGCGACGCCGCCCCGCCGCTGGCCGCCGCCGCCCTCTGGGGCGGCATGTACGTCGTCAGCAAGTGGGGGTTCGCGTCCGTACCGCCGTTGACGCTGTCGTTCTTCCGCATCGCCGTCGGCGCCCTCGCGCTCTACGCCGCGCTCCGCGTCGCCGGCACGTCGGCCTCGTTCTCCAGTCGCGACCGCCGCGGCTTCCTGCGGCTTGGCGCGTGGGTGGCGCTCACGCTCGCGACCCAGTTCGTCGGCACCGACCTCACGACCGCCAGCCAGGGGTCGCTGCTGACGATGGTGACGCCGGTGTTCACGCTGCTGCTCGGCGTGACGATGCTCGACGAGCGATTGACGTGGCGGTCGACGTCCGGGATGGTGCTCGCGGGCGTCGGCACCGCGCTCGTCGTCGTCGGCCAGTACGGGCTCTCCATCGGCGGCGGGAGCGCGCTCGGCGTCGCCGTCCTGTTCGTCGCGAGCGCGGCGTGGGCGGCGTACACCGTCGACGGCGCGCGCCTCGTCCGCAAGCACGGCGCGCTCGTCGCCGCGACGTACAGTTCGCTCGCCGCCGTCCCAGTGCTCGCCGTGCTCGCCGCGATCGAGCTCGCGGTGACGGGCGCGTCCGTGCCGTTGACGCCGGGCGTCGTGGGCGCCGTCGCGTACCTCGGTATCGCGAGCACGGCGGCCGCGTGGTTCCTCTGGTACCGCGGCATCGAGCGCACCACGGCGACGGTGGTCGCGGCGTGCTTCTTCGCGCAGCCCGTGGTCGGCGGCGCGCTCGGCGCACTCCTCCTGGGGGAGTCACTCGGTCCGGGGTTCGCCGTCGGCGGCGCGCTGATGGGCGTCGGCGTCGGCCTCGTGAGCACCGCACGGACGGGGTAG
- a CDS encoding ketopantoate reductase family protein — MRVVVLGAGSLGSLLAGSLAGTRADVTLLGRASDHVERVRDRGLEIARPDGSEQTVPLDVATDGAAASDADLLVVCVKSYDTNEAVASVAPHLDGADVLTLQNGLGNAETTAEHVPRERVIAGTTSHGATLEGAGRVRHAGRGNTTIGRYFAANDAGVTAAAECLTAAGIETTVVEDAESAVWTKVLVNAGINAATALARVPNGALVDTESGERVLRRAVEEGVAVARAEGVGVPDDVVERTREVAERTATNRSSMRQDTERGGRTEIEALNGELARRAADHGIAAPVNETLADLVRLAEEG; from the coding sequence ATGCGAGTCGTCGTGCTCGGCGCGGGGTCGCTGGGATCGCTGCTCGCGGGGTCGCTAGCCGGTACGCGCGCGGACGTGACGCTGCTCGGCCGGGCCAGCGACCACGTCGAGCGCGTCCGCGACCGGGGACTCGAAATCGCTCGTCCGGACGGTAGCGAGCAGACGGTCCCGCTGGACGTCGCGACCGACGGAGCCGCAGCCTCGGACGCCGACCTCCTCGTCGTCTGCGTGAAGAGCTACGACACCAACGAGGCGGTCGCGAGCGTGGCGCCCCACCTCGACGGCGCGGACGTGCTCACGCTCCAGAACGGCCTCGGAAACGCCGAGACCACCGCCGAGCACGTCCCGCGGGAGCGCGTAATTGCGGGCACGACGAGCCACGGCGCGACGCTCGAAGGGGCCGGACGCGTCCGTCACGCTGGCCGCGGGAACACCACTATCGGACGGTACTTCGCGGCCAACGACGCGGGCGTCACGGCCGCAGCGGAGTGCCTGACCGCGGCCGGCATCGAGACGACAGTCGTGGAGGACGCCGAGTCGGCGGTGTGGACGAAGGTGCTCGTGAACGCGGGCATCAACGCGGCGACGGCGCTCGCGCGCGTACCGAACGGCGCGCTCGTCGACACCGAGAGCGGCGAGCGCGTGCTCCGCCGGGCCGTCGAGGAGGGCGTCGCGGTCGCTCGCGCGGAGGGCGTCGGAGTCCCCGACGACGTCGTCGAGCGCACGCGCGAGGTGGCCGAGCGCACGGCGACGAACCGCTCGTCGATGCGGCAGGACACAGAGCGCGGCGGGCGGACGGAAATCGAGGCGCTGAACGGCGAACTCGCGCGCCGAGCGGCCGACCACGGAATCGCCGCGCCGGTCAACGAGACGCTCGCGGACCTGGTTCGGCTCGCGGAAGAAGGGTAG
- a CDS encoding DUF6663 family protein produces METTTESTFRVLGAAPERGDDLLLLDRADHEPVRVAAAGYDDLADDVDALRPGYLVDATLAWDDGDARFVDLDVRKRTLFSYADAVTGLFEAALDTMEQAHQDGASVQGRPTFSADGEPNGAVYAFAEQSGERDVFEEIRTGALPLEPLVDRLDQEEDCDHEVFVFRPLEHDFVVVYLVLHKHSVLADTVRDTYDCPRPSEA; encoded by the coding sequence ATGGAGACCACGACGGAGAGCACGTTCCGCGTGCTGGGCGCGGCGCCCGAGCGCGGCGACGACCTCCTGTTGCTCGACCGGGCCGACCACGAGCCCGTGCGGGTCGCCGCAGCCGGCTACGACGACCTCGCGGACGACGTGGACGCGCTCCGCCCCGGGTACCTCGTCGACGCGACGCTCGCGTGGGACGACGGCGACGCCCGCTTCGTCGACCTCGACGTCCGCAAGCGCACGCTGTTCTCGTACGCCGACGCCGTCACGGGGCTCTTCGAGGCCGCCCTCGACACGATGGAGCAGGCCCACCAGGACGGCGCGAGCGTGCAGGGCCGCCCGACGTTCAGCGCGGACGGCGAGCCAAACGGCGCGGTCTACGCGTTCGCCGAGCAGTCCGGCGAGCGGGACGTCTTCGAGGAGATTCGCACGGGCGCGCTCCCGCTGGAGCCGCTCGTCGACCGCCTCGACCAGGAGGAGGACTGCGACCACGAGGTGTTCGTCTTCCGGCCGCTCGAACACGACTTCGTCGTCGTCTACCTCGTGTTGCACAAGCACTCGGTGCTCGCCGACACCGTCCGGGACACCTACGACTGCCCCCGTCCCTCGGAAGCCTGA
- a CDS encoding helix-turn-helix domain-containing protein, which produces MSGSDTPLDGAPLGPDGGLDDSLPPAEAFALLGNETRITILQELWLAPDQPVAFSDLRKRVGMRDSAQFNYHLSKLTDHFVRQVEGGYEFQYAGEKVVRAILAGTFTERVTLEFPVTGECFDCGGSLGAAYADERLTVHCEDCESVYGRYAFPPGGLRDRTTEEIEAAFDQRVRHLHCLAADGVCPECGGRVDTAVVPDDEDVLGLDVRVDHTCGQCQHTISSPVGLSLLDASSVVAFHAEHGVELDARKHWTLPWCVTDETTAYDADPTRVTVTITLGGEAMDVTLDGDLRILDTERRCADADDDAGRVSAD; this is translated from the coding sequence ATGAGCGGCTCCGACACCCCACTCGACGGCGCGCCCCTCGGCCCGGACGGCGGCCTCGACGACAGCCTGCCGCCCGCGGAGGCGTTCGCGCTGCTCGGGAACGAGACCCGAATCACCATCCTCCAGGAGCTGTGGCTCGCGCCCGACCAGCCGGTCGCGTTCTCCGACCTCCGCAAGCGCGTGGGGATGCGGGACAGCGCGCAGTTCAACTACCACCTCTCGAAGCTCACCGACCACTTCGTGCGCCAGGTCGAGGGCGGCTACGAGTTCCAGTACGCCGGCGAGAAGGTCGTGCGCGCCATCCTCGCGGGGACGTTCACCGAGCGCGTCACCCTGGAGTTCCCCGTCACCGGCGAGTGCTTCGACTGCGGGGGCTCGCTGGGGGCCGCGTACGCCGACGAGCGGCTCACCGTCCACTGCGAGGACTGCGAGTCCGTGTACGGCCGGTACGCGTTCCCGCCGGGCGGGCTCCGCGACCGCACGACCGAGGAGATCGAGGCGGCGTTCGACCAGCGCGTCCGCCACCTCCACTGCCTGGCCGCCGACGGCGTCTGCCCGGAGTGCGGCGGCCGCGTCGACACCGCCGTCGTCCCGGACGACGAGGACGTGCTCGGCCTCGACGTGCGCGTCGACCACACGTGCGGGCAGTGCCAGCACACCATCTCGTCGCCTGTCGGGCTGTCGCTGCTCGACGCCTCCAGCGTGGTCGCGTTCCACGCCGAGCACGGCGTCGAACTCGACGCGCGCAAACACTGGACGCTCCCCTGGTGTGTCACCGACGAGACGACCGCGTACGACGCGGACCCGACGCGCGTGACCGTGACGATCACGCTGGGCGGCGAGGCGATGGACGTCACGCTCGACGGCGACCTCCGAATTCTCGACACGGAGCGCCGCTGCGCTGACGCCGACGACGACGCGGGGCGCGTCTCCGCCGACTGA
- a CDS encoding metal-dependent hydrolase, whose product MYRSGHYGVALLAYAPVLYALTAVGRVVAAAAGLGIVLALTPLPDADHDVPLIDHRGVTHTLLFAIVVGGAVGGAAWLVAGPSGLALAPDRAVELAAGAGGAAAFAVLAHLLADALTPMGVAALWPLSGERYSLGLTPADSTVWNVGLFALGVFATAVAAVLASPIA is encoded by the coding sequence GTGTACCGGAGTGGTCACTACGGCGTCGCGCTGCTCGCGTACGCACCGGTGCTGTACGCGCTGACCGCTGTCGGCCGCGTCGTCGCGGCCGCGGCGGGACTGGGAATCGTGCTCGCGCTGACGCCGCTGCCCGACGCGGACCACGACGTGCCGTTAATCGACCACCGTGGCGTCACGCACACGCTGCTGTTCGCCATCGTCGTCGGCGGGGCCGTCGGGGGCGCCGCGTGGCTCGTCGCGGGGCCGTCGGGGCTCGCGCTCGCGCCCGACCGGGCAGTCGAACTCGCGGCGGGTGCGGGCGGCGCGGCGGCGTTCGCGGTCCTCGCCCACCTGCTGGCGGACGCGCTCACGCCGATGGGCGTCGCCGCGCTGTGGCCGCTGTCCGGCGAGCGGTACTCGCTCGGCCTGACGCCCGCAGACAGCACGGTCTGGAACGTCGGGCTGTTCGCCCTCGGCGTGTTCGCGACGGCCGTCGCCGCGGTGCTCGCCAGTCCTATCGCCTGA
- a CDS encoding cold shock domain-containing protein — MANGKVDFFNDTGGYGFISTDDGDLDDDEDVFFHMEDVGGPDLEEGQEVEFDIESSPKGPRATNLVRN; from the coding sequence ATGGCAAACGGTAAGGTTGATTTCTTCAACGACACGGGCGGCTACGGTTTCATTTCGACTGACGACGGCGACCTTGACGACGACGAGGACGTGTTCTTCCACATGGAGGACGTCGGTGGGCCGGACCTCGAAGAGGGCCAGGAAGTCGAGTTCGACATCGAGTCTTCCCCGAAGGGACCGCGCGCGACGAACCTCGTCCGCAACTAA